From the Telopea speciosissima isolate NSW1024214 ecotype Mountain lineage chromosome 9, Tspe_v1, whole genome shotgun sequence genome, the window tcactgggctcagtggagcttacccccattgcgcaaccctttttagttgtatgCAGGTGCTTCTTTCATTTGGTGTGAATCGATCAGAGCCGGTAACATAGGACTTTGATTGTTGGCGTACACTTGAGGATTGTGCACAACTTTATCCTTTCCATTTCGTTTATAATTTACATTGTGTAAGCTTGACAACACTACTACTGTTTGAGTTTCAATTAATATTTTGGGTTAAAAATGTAATATATTTAATTATCTATCACTTAGACTCAAACCTTTATGTTATTGTAAATGCTTCCGCACTTTTGTATCTACATTTgcttttattgtaaatgtatttcttccACACTCTAATATTACTATGATTTAATATtagtttatgactgtgagttggccactgcatcgagatcctgacGGTAatgtgggatgacgcgtgttaTCCCAGTCATACCCTTTTATTGTACATTATCCATtatcgggatgggggtgtggTACTAACACTCACGATTAATTATGCAGTGCACTTGTAATTTTAGCAAATTGTTTGATTCCATACTTGTGAGGGGGCATTATGGATGTTGGTAGTATAGGGAGAAAGTGTAATGAAAATTTCTATTATAGGGGTTTTTTTAGGTTACACCTTTTGTCAAGATATTCTTTTATGCAATTAAGGATAACTTATGACATGATCTTGACCGTTGATTTGTAATATCCTAATTAAGGTTTTTCTATTTAAAGAGAAGTTTAGTTCAAACCCTAGTTGTTGTACTACAATTATTCTCAACACAATTTTCTTAGAGTTGAGAGAGATCAAACTTTGGAGATCATGTTCTTGTGTTATATTCCTTTAGAGGAACTTGTCATTAATGCATTCTAGGTAACATACTTTGGTTGACTACTCCCATCGACCAAAGTTGCTGTCATAGTAGATCTCTGTCTCGGGTGTGCCGGACCCGGTGTCTCTAGTCGAGGATCTCGCCTCCGCATCCCAATTACCTATTGGAAGTGTTTTCCCAACAATGTTGGTATATGGGACCCACGCATCAACCCGTGCACTCGAATTCAGATAAATAACCTATTTTGGGGCTATTGGGCCTTAGCCAAACATGCCTTTAGGCTCAtccctatataaacccaacttGAAACTAACAAACCAAATCACTATTACAATCgttggaagagaaagaaaagaagagaaggaaaaggaagaaagaaggagaaagagacgAAGAAGACGAAGAGGGAGGACTTGGAGCTACCAAATCAAGGTAAGAACCTCaccatctcctccattttctaTAATGTTCCAAGGCTGATTTTGCTGAATCAAATCTCTTACCCAATGGCTTTGCCTAAGTGTATAGGATCAAGCTTGAAATCGGTCTTGTTCCtaaatttttaaatgaaatatATCTCTAGTCAATTCTCTCCAAGGCTTAGGATTTGACTATTTTCAAAGTCCTGAATTTATAAGAACTATTACCTAGTATATTCCTATAAGAATTCATTTAGAAATTCATGAAATTGGAGCTAAATCACCTTATGCACGTTCAATCCAAACCTTCTAACCTAAGCTTGGTTCTAAATTAGCTTGATCCTTAATCATTCCTCAACTTACATGTGAGAATTATGTAATTGAAAGCTAAATCCAGCCATGCATGGCTGGTTTGACTCAATTGAAACCCAAACCCCATACATGCACCCAGTCCCAACATCAATCCATCAAATTACCCATTTCTCTAACCAAATTTGAGTTATGGAAACTCAAATTTGTATGTAACCATCAACCTTGTAGCCAATTGAGCAATTCCATATAAAAAAACCCCTCTAAAACCCCTGTTTTCGACCATAATTTTGCGGCTACAAAATCTCTGGTTGATGCCTCTAGTCGACTACTCCCATCGACTAGAGAATGCGACCACAGTCAAAATTTTAGCCTAGCTACTGCCCAACTCTGGATGATCCCTCTGGTCGACTGAACCCATCGACCAGAGTTGTTGTCAAGCCTATTATAGCTCTTAAACCTACTCTAGCCTAACCCTATAGCTACCCTAGGATCCCATCTACCTTCATACAAGTGTTGACACATGTGTACGGCTTACCAATCATAGGATAGCACCATTTGGATGATGTGGCCTATCGGAAAACATTTTGAAGATCGATCCAACAACACAAACGTAAACACgacaaggtgagtggggatagacaattgttttcttttttgggaatgtttatttcatttagttGTTTTGTTAGATATCATGCATATTTATGATATTCATTCTTATATATTGTTTGAGACTGTTCTattgattcattattatttatgGCATATGGATTATGGAACTATGGATAGTTAATGATGTGATGGTGAGATGTGTTTGAAAGTGAATCTTTGCCATGCTAGTTTAGATGTTGTAGTTGGCTTGAAAACGAGTGGTATGGTGAgctgtagtatgggatgcggaaacactgtacacctcgtactatatCATTTAATCTGCATAAGGCTAGGAATGTCATACCTTGGTgttatgacccttaccaacaggggtacAAGTGTTGgatgatcatagctccctgatGTCTGAGGAGTGAGTTGTAAGTCGGGATAGAGTAGACTATGATTATCAGGGTCTACCCACGGGTGGTATGCGATGCCACTACCAATGTGGGTTCCCAGGGTAATGACTGGGGATTCGGTGCGTTAAGGTGCAGAAGGAGATGTGAATGTTTCCCCAATTATTACAGTAACTCAAGTTTAGAGACTTAGACATTGTTGTTTGGTGGAATTAAGATTTAAAATTGAAACCATGCATATAGAATCTTATGTTTATAAATGCTTGTGTGTTTTATCTTCACTCGCTAGGCTCAGTAGAGCTCACCCCCGTGGAATATCTGcttttagatgatcttgtagGTGGATGTTATGGTAGCGGGGAGGATTACTTGAAGGCGGAGGGTGATGATAATTGTGAGCATGCTGGAGTGAACCCAGAGGGGTGTGACCCCTATCATGCGAGTAATTAGGATATCCCTGGAGAACAGGAATTAATGATGAGGAcctctctttttgtttcttttttatgttcCCTTACATTCTTTTGATGGATGAAAATCCTTTGTAAATATTAGTTAGGTTACATGTTTCCTTTTGGAAATTGTTTATATGATTTAACTGAATGTGGAAAATGGGAAGAAGACAATGAAACTTGAACCTTTGTCTAAATACTAACTTTTAGCGTACTCTGACTTACGAAATCTTTcgttattttaatatttggtaATGTTTGTGACGTGTATTTTCTGCATCTGAATCTTGAAGGTTTTCAGATGCTTTGGGTATTCGGGTCAACCATCggatcctcccaggggtggtttctGGGTGTGACaatttaggatcacaccacttggcgCGATCTAATCTTTTAGATTGTGATCTCATAACTTAGCCTTTTCTATTTAAGAGAAGCTTCATTAAAACCCTACGAGCATAATTGCACAACACAATTAAGAGAGAAAAGTTAAATAGAGAATAAAGAtagtcttcttcctcctcaagCAAGGATTTTTGGCCATTGGAGATGGAGCAATCAACGGAGATCGTGAATTTATggtgcattcctttggaggaataCGTCACTTGTGCTTTTCAAGTAATCAACTGTGGCACCAACTTGTTAGTGATGTGGCAATATGGCTTCATCCCTATCTACAGTATAATGGAGATAAGAGAGGTACAAGCGATTCTATGTTTGTTGGAAGAGCATTATTCTCCAACGAGTCTTTTGTCTCCTAAACCAGCTATATGTAGAATGGGTTGGGAGATGAAAAATAACAAGTAAAATTGAGAGCATCCACAGAGGAACCCTAATCTCTAGCGAGTGATTTACAATCCTCACAGTCACTGAAACCTAATATTGATATTAGAGCACAAGTTTCTCTCTCGAATCAGTGTGTGACCATTGCTGCAACTGAATTTTGGTGTATCACCCTTGCTGCTATAACTTCGTTACTCATCCATTGCGGCTGCATCCACTTGTCGTCCCTGCTTGCTGGTCGCTACCCccatttaatcatttttttgaaaaagataaACTTTTTGATCACTTACTTGTTACCTTCTCTCGCACTTGCCGACCAATCAGAATTTTATAGAACAGTGTTGCTTCCTTGCATATCGATCAACGCTGCATCGCCACCACTGCACCTGAAGGAGCTCCTCAATGCCCATCTACTCACACTCAGGCTCGAGATCGGTTCATAGAGTGGGCTCGAGTTGGGTGgcttctgtaattttttttttctgtttataaaTTGCAATTGTGCGTAAGCACTGGCCTTACACTTTGCCATTGCCAACtgctacaattttttttaaatctgagTACATCGCTGTTGTTCGCGACTAGCCTTCCACTTTGCCTTTGCACTATCGCTACCTTTAGACTCTACAAATACATCTTGAGCTTCGTCTCAAATCTTGTAGTGATAAACTCTTATGAGCTAAAGCTTTGAGGATTGCAAGAAGTTTTATTGCTAATCAGCTCCTTTACTCACTCCATCACCGTTTAACTTTAATCCATCtccgtttcttcttcctatATCTACTACCTGAGCAGGTAGTTCTATAACATAGCTCTTCTTAAATagatataatattttattttattgcattGGTTGAAGATAAATTTGCTTTCTGTTAGGACACAAGTAGTGCTTCATAATAATGTTGACAAGACATATGTAGAAGATAAGACTCTGTTGACTGTTTTCATAGAgttcatattttcttttttcttgtttcttagTAGTCTTACTAGGTATTAGGGTCAACAGTAGGAAGACTTTGATTAGCTATTTCACATGCATTAAAGTTTGTTGATCGGATTTACTTTGTTTATTGTTATGGGATTgcaagttttattttttccatatAAGCTTATAAAGAATAAAGTACTATTCCAGTGGCTCGTTTAAAGATACTATCTAATCGAAATCCGACGTGAAAAGTGGAATTGGGTTCGTCGTTGAACTAATGTATAGGAACATTTCTTGCATAGAAAactaaattatttatttttatttttggacagAACTTCATCATCATGATCGAAAAATCCTTAACATTTGAAATAAAGAACCTTGATAAACTAAATGGGTCAAATTATGAGAAATGGAACATAAAAATCAcgcacatatatatatatatatatatatatactagtaaatatgCACGTGTGACCATATGCGGTTGCACGCAAAAGATATTAGAGAGGGGAGGGTTGGTtgtggagaaagagagttaaGGAATTAATTTGTAAACATATAATAGATTTTCATGTTTGAAATAACAACTGAAACGTGGTCATTCAAAAATGGACAAGATCTCGTAATTCTTCAATAAACTTTCTAtaacaaatcatattttcttctcctacttATGTGGTATAATTTCACCTTGATGATATGGGTTTAAATATCAGATATATTAATCAACCGTAGTATAATCTAGCTAATCTATCTGATCAACTCTACACCAATTAAAATTTCAACTAGCACAGTTAAGCTTTTAAACGAAAACGACAGATCAAAAGAGGGTAGGATAGATTCAAACAGTCAAAATAACTCTGACCAAGCATGCATGATTGAACAAATTTTATCATTGAGAAACAAACAATGCTGATTTACCAGACAACACCAAGCAAGCTTAAATTGGTTGTCTAAAAGTTGATGCCACAGATGCATCAAGCAAATATCAACAAAGTGCTTGTTTAGTTTATAATTTCTGGATCTCCCCATCCATACTTTGCGAACCCATGGTTCTAAAAATCTCTATAAGACATTGGTCAATGGCATAGATAAAAACACCAAGATTATTAAATGCTTGGATAGAAAATTGTGAAGGGAGAGCCAATTGGATTGGTATTATAATGTTCCAAGTAGGTTGTTGGAAGTGTTGAGCAGAAATCTTTGTTAGCCTAGGTTATAGCACTAAATATATGAGAAAATGCCAAACTAAAAGGACCCACAAAAAATGTGGTACACATTATAATCTATATAGGCTTACTATTGTTAATTTTCTCAATAACAAAAGTTGTAAGTACCGTACGTACTTTTACACCCGCTAGAAAAAAAATGAGGTAACAAAAGTTTGATCTCCTGTGAATTGAGATGGAGAAGCTAATCatgaataaaatcataaaacGTTGAAATTATATGTTGTAAAAGTTTACCTAACATTTATCTGGCTAGAACACAAGTATGAaacaactaaaaaaataaatatttaaataatcaaataaacaaTATAGACGATGAGTagacaaaaaaacaagaaaatagaaacatcaAATATCGAGCTTAATCAAAATTATGGTTTTAAAGAAAAGTTCTTCGTCCTATAAGGTTCAAAGGTCATATTTGCAGCTTCCAACTAAACTACCATGCAATCTTATAGCTCAAGTAACTGATAAATAGTATAAAGTGGGTAAATAAATCCGGTTACAACTTATTGTTGTAATCGGGTTGGTTACAAATAGCTTTACCCTTAAAAAAATCCTCTAAGTAAAATTGGTTTCACAGATGTATGTGTTTGACAACGAAGAAATTCAAAATAGCGAAAAAAATTTCAGCATTGTTACTTGTAACTTCTagagtaaagaagaagaaataaaaacttGATAAATTGTTCAAAAATAGTGTAAATACCATTTTGCTTGAAACAAGCAGCAGAATCCGTTCAACCCATACATCGAACACACATTgttttaataatttaataatcaTCTAAACTATATATCAAAGCTGTTCCTTCTCTATTTTATATTCTTGTTTTTGTTGTCTGCATATTCTTTCAAATCAATGATTTTGTTCTTTCCagcattttcttttttgattttttctacAACAATTCTTTTTGATGTTCTACTATCATTGTTTCTACTATCCATTTTGAAGTAGAAACAGTAAATCTTGGATATGCAAGaatgtaatttatttttatacCGCAAAACAAAGAATAAACATTGAATTAAATATTAAGTGTTTTAATATACTTATGTATGTTAGTAATTATTTAAAAGTACTTATGAAAAAACTTGTTTTTACCTTTTCTGTTGATTCCGCATATTCACTTGCTGAGCATCCTATAACTGTTTCAATATCATCAAATATTGTAACAGTTATTGTATCTAATGCATCTGTAACCTTGAATCAGAAAATTACAGAAATTGtaaatttcaatttattcaaaaaataaatatatatatatatatatatatatatatatatatatatatatatatatatatcatactattataaaAAAGTacgttgtggcaaatctttcagttacctattctatccttcattcttatctaaaatttcgttcttcaattcttaatctttgtccttttttcttataatttcatgaTTTTAGGTACCTTTAGTAATAATTAAtgtttaatattaataatatttattattatttaaaacaaaTCTCTCCACAAAATTAGATTTACAAAAAGTAAATCGGTTAACAATTGTAGAgagaaaatctctccaattctctctcaTCAAATTaaggcaattaaaaaaaaaaaaccttatatTCTATAAGAATCCTttcaatcttctttttttttcgtggctattttttcatttgactattttacccttttatcTTATTTAAATACCATATCTTTCTTATTAtcatgttttttctttcttttttattttttgatagttAAGGTaccctttgtatttttttaatactaaatattctttaaaaattttgttccctctttcctttttcgctttcacgtctctctctctccctctcatgctttcttttttattatgatactctttcctttttctctctctcgtgtTCCTCCTACCAATAGGAATCTGTAATAATTATCTCCCTCCTTTACCGATATACCATATCTCTCATATTTCTTCAATAGAAACCATCTTTTTAAATAGATTCCCAATCTTCAATGCATCTCCCCTTTCCAATTACTTCTCGAAAAGATTCTCTTGATTTTCACACTGCTCCAATTTTTAACCTCCCGTCTCCAGGTATATCACATAATTTGTAAATAATAGTTGCCCTTGATGTAACCTCCCTAAAATTGTTGGGGAATTTTTTCTGTTATATATTAGAGGAGTcagtttttcccccttttcgaatgatttttatttctccttGTGAAATCTATGCTGCAGAGATTTGGAGTATCGAAGTTTGAATTTCATCGGTGTCTAAGTCattcttctaattttttggTGGGATTCATGGTTGATGAATGGAAGACGTGGGTACGCAAGTCGCTTCCCCTATTTTCTTTCACCAGGCTCTTACAGGTCGATTCTGTGAAGCGCCTCCTCTAGCGAAGAAGCATGATCTGTCATGGTAAAGCACTACTTTTAACCACCAAGCGTAGTAGCGGTTCAACTCACCTTCCCGACAGGTGAAGGGTGATTGGAGCCCTAAGGTTTGGGACTGGGACAGTGCAAATTTCATTGCCAAGCCCTCGGAGGGCGATGCTCTTCGTTTGGGAAAATCTGTAGTTGAActtggaaagaagaaaattgggGATGAGTCGGTTTTGAAGAAGAGTACTAGTAATAAATATGGTGAGAACCTCACGTTGAAGCTTGGTGGTAGTTTATATTCAGTTGATGAGACTGCATCGAGACCCAATAAACGAGTCCAATCTGGTTCTCCTGGTGGCGAGAGCTACCCAATATGTCAAGTAGATGATTGGAGAGGAGATCTATCAAATGCAAAGGATTATCACCATCAACATAAGGTTTGTGAGCTTCACAGCAAGACCACCAAAGCACTTGTGGGGAAGCAGATGCAGAGGTTTTGCCAGCAGTGTAGCAGGTAAGTTCTTCCTTCAGTATCATTTGGAATTTTAgttttgttcttttcatttctgccAGCAGTAGACCTTTCGTCGAATACTTTTCTCCCATCTTTCTAACCTATATTGAATTGCTTGTTCCGGTGGTTTTGTTTGAACAAACTTGTAAAATTGAGTGGTTTGGGAAATTAGATACCATTTTGAAGTTGGTTTTGCCTTCCTTAGATTTCACCCCCTTTCTGAATTTGATGAGGGTAAGAGAAGTTGTTGGCGTCGGCTTGCTGGGCACAACCGGAGGAGGAGGAAAACAAAACCAGAGGATGTTTCCCCACGGTTGATGATACCTGGAAGCAGGGAGAACACTGGTAATGGGAACCTTGATGTTGTCAATTTGTTAACTATTTTAACTTGTTTGCAAGGTGAGGAAATCTTGTTTTTTCATCTTGAGAATTGCCTCCACAGTTTCAATCTTTTAGATTTTATAGACATATATGACTGCAAATGCAGGaaataataatgataaaagTGCAAATAGTCCTCCAATACCCGACAAGGATAGGCTCATCCAAATTATCACCAAGATTAATAATTCGCTACCTCTTGCTTCAAATTCTGCTTCTCAGTCACCATCAGGAAGTTTTGAGCTAAATGTTTCACAACAAGCTCCGTCAAACCACTCTAATAAAATTAATGGCAGCACATCTGCTCCATCAACCACGGATTTGCTTACTGTTCTTTCAGCTGCGTTAGCATCTTCTCTTGATAGTCTTGGGATCAGTTGGGGCCATTACATCTCCATTCCAATGGCtcagtattatttttttcccctggtTATCTTCTTAGAAAAGTAGCTACAGATCCCCCGATACCCATTTCGAGCTTATGCCATCTGTTTTGGGGAGCCGATCTATAGAAGCAATACTAGAACATGCTCACTCAGGTTCGAAATCTCTTTATCTCTGACTTCACGGTCTGTTGGAATTCAAGCCCAAAAAACCACGTTGTTGAACCAAGAGCATGGAGAGCCACATCTATCCAAGAAGCATCAGTGTCATGGAGCTGATTCATATTTTGTCATCGCCTATATTGGTTGAAGATTCTAACCCCAAGAAGACCCATTTACTTGTATGTATTCTACTCACcattattattaaaatttccTTTCTTCCATAACCTCTGTGTTCTCCCCCCCTCTCCCGTTTCATTGTTTGTTTTGAATAAAGCTACGTTGTAGGTTACAAAAAGCCAcggttcatctctctctctctctcactcttatcttcgttgtttgtttgtttttttttgtgttttgtgcACGTCTCCCTAGCTGTTGTCAGTGGGGGCTATTACATCTCCAATACAATGGTTCGGTGTCATTTTCTTTCCCAAGTTGTCTTCTTAGAGAAGTAGCAACAGATCCCTTGAGAGCATTTTGAGCTTACATCATCTGTTCTAGCGAGCAGATTTGCAGAACCAATACTAAAACAGTCTCACTAAGGTTTGAAATCTTTATATCTGTAACTTCATAGTCCAGTCAACCTCACCAAAATCATGAGTGTGGAGAGCCTAAGTGCCACattgttttcatttttgttcAGAACTCtgttattatattataattgtTAATACATGTCTCTGTTGGAGTTCTGAATTTATTATTACCATGGTTGGAAAATAACTATAACTATATGAAGCACCAATCTCTGTGCTTGCTGCTTAGCCTGCTCTATGTATGGTTTTGCATTCTTATTTCAGCTTTCGTTTTCACTTGCATGTTATGCATTCTTTCTTTTAACTACGGATTGATATGAACAAGATATTTGGCATGTTTTGAATGCTTATCATCTTATCTGTGGCATTTCGTGCTCTATTTGGTAAATTATTGTTGGATTTGGTATTTGgtgaatttgattttgattgtgTAATTTTTCTAATCAATGAAGTTATTTAGAAATTTGACATCATCCTCCcagtttgttattttattacttGGGGCTTGAACGCATTATTTCCTGATTTGGTTATACTTTTTGATAGAGgattgttctttttattttttttcagtttgATTGTGAATCCAAAAGATTGTACAAGCCAGTTACTTTGATATTCAATTTTTAATTGTTGCACACCTAATGGTATTCATTGGACATGAGCATTTGACTTCTTTCCTTACCTTTTACACACACAATTTCCTCTTTTTGCTAGCAGTTTTGTAGGGTTTTGGCATGCATAAATATTTTAACCTTTGGATCTACTAGCAACAGGAACAGAGAGATAACGGGTAAGGGATGTAAAGAAATAACAGTAATAGGGAATAGAAGTAGAGAGCCATtagagagaaataaaatataagaCCTTGATAATGGTCATAGGTAGTCCAACATTAAATCAAAACTTACGATATAAAGTTATATGTACTGagttattgattttattttgttttaggtG encodes:
- the LOC122638885 gene encoding squamosa promoter-binding-like protein 15 gives rise to the protein MKKLVFTFSVDSAYSLAEHPITVSISSNIVTVIVSNASVTLNQKITEIRFNSPSRQVKGDWSPKVWDWDSANFIAKPSEGDALRLGKSVVELGKKKIGDESVLKKSTSNKYGENLTLKLGGSLYSVDETASRPNKRVQSGSPGGESYPICQVDDWRGDLSNAKDYHHQHKVCELHSKTTKALVGKQMQRFCQQCSRFHPLSEFDEGKRSCWRRLAGHNRRRRKTKPEDVSPRLMIPGSRENTGNGNLDVVNLLTILTCLQGNNNDKSANSPPIPDKDRLIQIITKINNSLPLASNSASQSPSGSFELNVSQQAPSNHSNKINGSTSAPSTTDLLTVLSAALASSLDSLGISWGHYISIPMAQYYFFPLVIFLEK